GGACACCTACGTCGTCACCCGCGAGCCGGACGTACGGCCCGAGGGCGTCGCCGTCACACCCGACGGCACGATCTACGTCACCAGCGTGACCACCGGCGCGGTCTACCGGGGCGACACCGCCCGGCCCGCGCTTCGGCCGTTCCTGCCGGCGGGCGGGGACGGTCGGACGAGCGCGGCCGGGGTGCACCCGGACCGGCACGGCCGCCTCTTCGTCGCCGGCTGGGTTACCGGCACGCTCTTCGTGCACGCCCCGGACGGCGCGCTGCTCGCCCGGCGGACGGCGACCGCCGGAGCCGCGCTCAACGATGTGGCGGTGACCGACGACGCCGTCTACGTCACCGACTCGGCGACCGGGACCGTGTGGCGGGCCGCCCTCGACCGCACCCGGATCGGTGAACTCATCCCGTGGCTCGCCCCGACGGACTTCGCCACCGCCCCGGGCTTCCTGAACGGCATCGCCGTCACCCCGGACGGCCGGTACGCGCTCGTCGCCGACCAGGGCACCGGCGAGCCGGGCAGCGAACGTCTGCACCGGGTCGACCTGCGACGGCGTACCGCGACGGTGGTGCGGGTGAGTGGCGGGCAGATGGGCGCCGACGGGCTGCTGCTCGAGGGCGACCGGCTCTACGGGGTGGTGAACTTCCCCGACGGGCACGGCGGCTGGAGCTTCGCGGTCAACGTGGCGCTCCTCGACGCGGATCGGCGGACGGCCCGGGTGGTCCGGCAGTCCCGACCGGCGCCGCTGGCCCAGTCGCCGACCACCCTTGCCCGCGACGGTGGCCGCCTGCTGTGGGTCAACAGTCAGCTCAACGCCCCGACGCCCACGCCGCCGTTCACGGTGAGTGAGGTGCCGGACGTGCGCTGACCGGCGCCGGCCTGACCCGGCGACAACCCGACCGGCGCCCGCGCCGGCCGCTCAGTACGCCAGCGCCGCCCGGAGGTAGCGCAGGTCGCCGGGACCCGTCCAGCGGTGGGCGGAGAGCCCGGCGACACGGGCGCCCCGCACCGACCAGTCCTCGTCGTCGGTGAACAGCACCCGGTCCGGCGGGGTGGCGAGCGCCTGGCAGGCCGCCTGGAAGTACTCCTTCGCCGGCTTGTTCACCCCGAGCCGGTACGAGCTGACCACCGCGTCGAACGCGTCGGTCAGGTCGAGCGCGGCCAGGTCGTCGTCGAGCCGGTCGGTGGCGTTGGTGGCCAGCCCGACCCGGATGCCGGCGGCCCGCGCCTCCCGGACGAAGCCGAGCACCTCCGCGTCGACCTCGCCCCGGT
This genomic stretch from Micromonospora krabiensis harbors:
- a CDS encoding SMP-30/gluconolactonase/LRE family protein, translating into MTSFLAAAVAALTVLTVAAGPSPTPDRPDTYVVTREPDVRPEGVAVTPDGTIYVTSVTTGAVYRGDTARPALRPFLPAGGDGRTSAAGVHPDRHGRLFVAGWVTGTLFVHAPDGALLARRTATAGAALNDVAVTDDAVYVTDSATGTVWRAALDRTRIGELIPWLAPTDFATAPGFLNGIAVTPDGRYALVADQGTGEPGSERLHRVDLRRRTATVVRVSGGQMGADGLLLEGDRLYGVVNFPDGHGGWSFAVNVALLDADRRTARVVRQSRPAPLAQSPTTLARDGGRLLWVNSQLNAPTPTPPFTVSEVPDVR
- a CDS encoding HAD-IA family hydrolase; protein product: MARERATALLVDFDGVVRRFDPAVAAGVEQRYGLAEGVLTEIAMQWGRLQPVLTGQVSHADWMTSVAEALAEPAGSPERARAAVEEWQTYRGEVDAEVLGFVREARAAGIRVGLATNATDRLDDDLAALDLTDAFDAVVSSYRLGVNKPAKEYFQAACQALATPPDRVLFTDDEDWSVRGARVAGLSAHRWTGPGDLRYLRAALAY